A genomic segment from Methanothermobacter tenebrarum encodes:
- a CDS encoding DUF169 domain-containing protein, with amino-acid sequence MNKETAEKLKKLLNLEKEPVAIAWSAKEPDDMTREKGKSRFCEKVDKALEGEVFYSTAEEEECFGGARYSGMKDPKEFPKNMRTGAFLVSMGIHDSIQSVQRSWQKNMAIEPGIFSSILFAPLSKAKFTPDVIVIICNGKQAMELLHANAYDSISDPLGADVGPICSTMGACPYLTGQVTYGFADVGSRRHMKNLRDEDVMVSIPYQHVNRIVHNLEEMKA; translated from the coding sequence TTGAATAAAGAAACTGCGGAAAAGCTTAAAAAATTACTAAACCTAGAAAAGGAACCAGTCGCAATCGCATGGTCAGCGAAAGAACCAGATGACATGACCAGAGAAAAAGGGAAGTCACGTTTTTGTGAAAAAGTAGATAAAGCACTTGAAGGGGAAGTATTTTATTCAACAGCCGAAGAAGAAGAATGCTTTGGAGGCGCGAGATACTCTGGTATGAAAGACCCCAAAGAGTTCCCAAAGAATATGAGAACAGGAGCATTCCTAGTTTCCATGGGAATCCACGATAGCATACAATCAGTCCAGAGATCATGGCAAAAAAACATGGCAATAGAACCAGGAATATTTTCAAGCATACTATTCGCACCACTATCCAAGGCAAAATTCACACCAGATGTAATAGTCATCATATGTAATGGTAAACAAGCAATGGAATTACTACACGCTAATGCATATGATAGTATTTCAGATCCACTCGGTGCTGATGTTGGCCCTATCTGCAGTACAATGGGTGCCTGTCCATACCTCACAGGACAGGTGACATATGGTTTCGCAGATGTTGGTTCAAGAAGACACATGAAAAACCTCAGAGACGAGGATGTGATGGTCAGCATACCATACCAGCACGTTAATAGGATCGTCCATAATCTAGAAGAAATGAAAGCATAG